TTATGACTGTATAAATCGAATTGCAAATTCCCGAAGGAGTGTTCCGTGCacgtagaatttttttttaaaggaagtcTTGTGATCAGTACAACCAGGATGTGTGTCTCGTTTGTAATCTCTAGATTTTCACGTCTTATGCTAGGCTTTTAGGCCCGTTCCTTGTATTTACCAGCGGAACAAATGTCGGCGTGGAAGCTGTTGAGTACTCCATCCACAGGGGAATATTTTGAGCTTGAGCAGCGCCGGTAACCATGGCAACACGCCACTCCGTCTATCTATCAAGGGCTCGCAATATAGCAGGAATGTTCTGGAACGGGCCGCGGCTTTGGGAaactgtaccatgtctatcggCGTCATTGGCGGCGAAGGAGTGAAGATTTTTCAATGGCGGTTGAGCCGCCACATTGTGTAATACagtcaaaaaaaatcctaaagccCGATGGAGCGTCTGACGGTCGTTGCTAGGCGACCATTGTTTGGGGATTGGGCTTTAGCAAACAGAAAATGGGATTGTTTAAGCAGGTGTGCGGCACAATGGCCGACGCCAGCCAATTATGTTTTGATCCGTTTTGGAGTGAAAGAGAAACCCTTGCTCAGTCTGAGGAAATTAAGTAGATTAAATTGATTGTATTAAATGTATACTAGTTCTTGAATAGAGAGGAAGAGTCTGCTATCAACCACTTGACTAAAAAGAAGGGCAAAAACTGGGATTTTAGCTCAATTCAATCGAAACGAATCTGTAAACAATGCAATGACAATCCTGCCTGAACTATTTGAGGCGGAAAAGGAGAGGGAGGGGGCTCGTACAGGAAGAGGCTGTTGTCATGGAGACCAAGGCCAGGTTCTAATACCAATCCTTCTAATATTTTGCTGTGAATTCTAACTGGAGCTGTTTTTAGAAAGCGACGCAGGCCTCGGGCCCGTCCGGATGGCCGGCGAGGTCTCCCGTCGCCCCCCGTCGCCTCCCCTCGCCGTTTCTCCTCCCCCTTCTCTTCGGAGGTCTCATCACGTCACGGAACCGACACATGTCGCCACCGTTTCCAGCGTCCTCTTCTAGTTACGCAACCCGCCCCCCTGTCGTCCTTttctcaaccccccccccctccctccgcgAGAAGGTGTTTGTCATCATTATGGCGAGCATAATCAGAAAGAAGACTTTTACCTGCGACAAATAGGCGGCCTGGGTCATTCCCGCTGGCTTACTTCCCATCAGATGAAGCGGATGGCTTAGAAATGGCCTTTTTCTTCTGCCTCCATCATCCTTGCTGCAGCGAAGCTGAGAGAAGAGAACTAACTGGTCGGCCCGTCAGCCTCCTCCCACAACCGCTATCCCCAccttctttctcctcctcctccccctccagcagcagcagcaccggCAGGACCACCAACCTTGGCCCTCCTCCTGGATGGATGAGAGACACTGTCAATACTAAAGAaccacagacagagagagagagaggtagagagacaTTGAAATTGATTAGATTGATgcccaattcatttttaaatggtaaaaaatcgggaatttcattttttttcaaaatgttaacAATACTACAACTGTAAGGATTAATGTAgaagattcatttttttgtatgcttCCTGAAAAAAACAGAGGCCCAGCAacatgagtggttagtgcgtcggaaTCAcaactttggggtcctgggttcaattccaggtcaatctgcctgtgtggagtttgcatgttctctccagggctgtgtgggttttctgtgggtactctggtttcctcccacatgacacaaaacatgcacggtaggttGATTGGAGACTTTAGGGTCTAACACCCCGTtccaccctagtgaggataaaacagttgGGAAAACAAGATGAGATGGGAGTTGCAATTATGATTATCTATATCAGGCTCCAAAGATGACTATACTTACCTTAGATGGACAAATCTATCAATGCCAAAGACAAATATAtacctacatttttttaaatgttaccataacaattttaatattagcTTTCCAGGCAATTTTAACACTCCTTTGTATTATACTGCCTCTAGTGGTAACCATCAAATACAGCACATAGCATAATAACGCACCTTTTTTAAccttcaaaattattttattaaacacaaTCTACTATATTTATGATTGTTTTGGAGGGTAGAACCTTTTAATGGGAGGTTGAGAAGGTTAAATTACAAGCGTGGTCACAGAACAATCTTAAACACACTTCTCAAGGCACTGTTGTACTGGGAAAGCGAGGTCATttaagcaaatatatatatatgaatacacTTCAATttgtcagtcaaaaaaaaaaaatgtacaaagacTACAGCTTCCTAGAagccaaaaaatatttcagatgATACAGACAACACAATAAGTTGCTTGCTATGAACATCAAAATAAGCAGGAACACTGACTGATACATTgaggtaaaaaatataaaccttCAGGTGATGTAACACTACTTCATAACTTTTGCTTCTAGtgaattataaataataaaaagtgtGGAATGCTTGAAATAAGAAGAGTAAAATTGGGTTAATTATAAGTACATGTACACTACAACATTTTACAATTTTGGGCTAGGATCTTTTCCCAAGCagatcaaaataaaaactaaacaaaacatcTACAGGATAATTATTTGACAGATATCTGCTAATCTGGTTATAATCAAAGTGGAAGGGGTAAAAATAGCTTATATTTTGGTCAATTAGAAATAAGTGTCGCTACTTTTAGCATTGACTTTGatggcggggggtgctggagcctatcccagctactaATGCTGACTGAAGGGGAGTTTTCCAACTGGTTCAAACCATcacaatgtgtgtgtatgccctGATTTGAGTGAAAAATGCATTCCTGAACATTTTTTGTAAAGATGTTACAGAAAGCTCCATTCGGTTCCAATTCCGATTAAATGTAAGTTGCCTCTGggattatcttaaaaaaaaaaaaagtccaaagcgGGACTTCACCACCACGTGATCTTGAACTCGTAGATGGGCCTCTTGCAGTAATAGTGATTAACCAGATGCTTGTCGCACACGCCTATGCACTGCTGCTCTGCGGTGACCCCCAATTCGGACAGGTCGCCCACGATACAGTGCAGCAGGTCGTAGACGTCGGCCACCGCCTCCCACGGCCCGAAAGAGACGTCCACCTCGCAGTGGTGTTCGAAAAGCTTAGCCTCACCCTCGGAGCGCTCGAAGCGTAGCGAGTTGAAGAGTGGACGCTCATACGGCGTGATGGGTGTCTCCTCTTTGTAAACGCAGACCTTCAGCTTGGCGAAGCGAGCCTTCTTTTGCGTGGCACGCAGCTTGGCGATCTCAACGATGCGCTCCAGATTGTCTGCGAGGGCGAAATATTCCTCGCTGACTGacgttggattttttttctggtttgagCGAGCACGGGAACTCGCTCACCTTTGTAGTAGGGCAGCAGGTCCAGGAAGGCCTGACGGACTTTCTCCCCGGTTAGAGGTTGCGTGTCCTCTAAGCGCTCCAGTAAGGGAGCGATGGAGTAGTACTGGGCCTCCCGGTACACCGCCCTGATTCGCTCCCGGTGGGGAAGTTCACCCTCACGCAGgaaattcaggatgtcccttcAAGAgatgaaaaagacattttttctatttttgcaaTTGATTCCAGTACTACTATCATATTTCACTGATGTCAATCTGTTTTTAACAAGCAATTGCAGCCCAGTTTACCCAAAGTAGGCACCGTCCCGGTCGATAAAGAAGCGTCCGTCGGCATCACGCGGGATGTGGTGGCGTCCGCTGAACATGGCGGCCAGCATGGTGTCGTCATGGCGGCGCAGCGTGGAAAGGCGGGTGGTGAAGTGAGAGCCGCCCACGTTCAGGGAGATCACCTCGGGAAACGTGaactaaaattaaaaagtcaaacaGTTTAGGGATAGTTGGGAACATTTTAGTATTTTCCATGTAGCCCGTGGATTATTGCTCCATCTAACAGTAAATAATGATTCATATTTTATCTTTACAGTTAAAAATAAGACATTAAAATACTtcagttttgtcaaatttacaCTACTGGTGATTAAGATTTAAGACAAATTGTGTTAGTGTCGACCACGGAGGGATTATTTTGCCATGTTTAGGCTTCTAATCACGTTAGTAAATTACTACAATCGCCACGTGAGGCACTGTCTACCAATCAGACTGCTGCAATAAAACCACCTATTTTACGCCGCCCGTGGCATTTAGGCGCTTATTTATGACGTCATGTATTGTACTTCTCGCTGACTTCATCAAAATATGTTAGAATAACAAAACTTTCGAGTTACTTTGGTACCTCTTGTTCCTGCACGGCGTCCAACGGGCAGCGATGCGGCTTGCCCCGGCCGACGCTAGCCGGGGAGGCCGGCTTCCGGGACTCTTCTTCGGCCACGGCATCGCTGGCTTTGTCAACGTCGCTCGCGGCCGAGAATACGACCATGACTTTGGGCAGCGGGAGCGTTCGGCGCTCTTGGATGAAGCGCCTTACCCGAGTCGTCGCCGCCGCTGGCAGCAGGAGGCTCCGGGATGGAGATGGAGAGTGTCGCTCTCCATCCCCGCCGCCTTCGCAGCCGTTGGAGCTACTCGCTCCATTCTGCTGCATGCGCGTCGAAAACAACGCGACTGCTAATGACAGCCAGTCTACCGAAAGCCTACACGAGCACAAAATGGAGCAGAATCGGTGTCATTCGAACGGATTCAGTTTAAAGATTAGTTAGAACACCGCTTCGGTTCAGGGGGGTGTGTTTCTATTTATATTCGCTTCTACGTACTACTACAGCGTCGCGAGTGACTTACGTCATCACGTCGACGGAGCTATCGACAACAgaatcattttaataaaaatcattttaattttattttaaaattacacagagttgtgtgtgtttgtatatcaATGCCTACAAcaatattttatagttttataAAAAAGCGTCCTTGAATGTAGCATGATTAATGAGCTCATCACTATTTTGTttattcatataaaaatataattgacaCCTGctttctgtgtggaatttgtatgttATCCCTGGGCAtctgtaggttttctctgggtactccagtttcctcccagacccccaaaatgtgcatggtaggctaattgaagcccccaaattgcccctatgtatgagtatgAGAATGGGGGTTCGCCTCATTGTGCCttacaattggctggcaaccaataaggggtgtcccccaccaaatgttggctgggatgggctccagcacccccacgaggaTAGGTGTTCCTGAAAATGAACCATTGACCCAAAATGTCatataaacagtatttggacACCAGGTCTATTCTGCCAGTTTTTTGACTGGCCAAAAAATCTGatgataaatcacatttttttttattatgagaATGTACAAATATAAGCTACAAGGTATTGCCAGCTCCACATTTTGTGATTGTGAATTTTACAAGCCTAAAATGTCAGTGAAACCACTGACTATGAGCACAATATCACTCATTTGGATCAAATTTAAGATTCTATTTTCAATGTCTACATGAATTTATAAAGCTTTTTCAGTCTGCCCTGTATCTTGAACATGCAGTGGATGGGGTGGATTTTTGTTAAAGCCGGCCCACGCGCTTGGTCGCCGATTCCAGCGTAAGCAGGAAGACGAGCAGTTCAACCACCGACGGAGCAGTAACGCAAATACTGCTGTGATCATCTTCAATTTGGTGAGCTCATGTAAAATTTCACTTCACTTTGGGGCTTGTTTtggtttttgaagaaaaaaaatccaataagagcaatgtaaaaaataaatcaaataattttcaatgtgactaaaatgtttcattttgttcT
This portion of the Stigmatopora nigra isolate UIUO_SnigA chromosome 19, RoL_Snig_1.1, whole genome shotgun sequence genome encodes:
- the kctd7 gene encoding BTB/POZ domain-containing protein KCTD7, which codes for MQQNGASSSNGCEGGGDGERHSPSPSRSLLLPAAATTRVRRFIQERRTLPLPKVMVVFSAASDVDKASDAVAEEESRKPASPASVGRGKPHRCPLDAVQEQEFTFPEVISLNVGGSHFTTRLSTLRRHDDTMLAAMFSGRHHIPRDADGRFFIDRDGAYFGDILNFLREGELPHRERIRAVYREAQYYSIAPLLERLEDTQPLTGEKVRQAFLDLLPYYKDNLERIVEIAKLRATQKKARFAKLKVCVYKEETPITPYERPLFNSLRFERSEGEAKLFEHHCEVDVSFGPWEAVADVYDLLHCIVGDLSELGVTAEQQCIGVCDKHLVNHYYCKRPIYEFKITWW